In the genome of Triticum urartu cultivar G1812 chromosome 5, Tu2.1, whole genome shotgun sequence, one region contains:
- the LOC125506196 gene encoding histone H2A.2.2-like, whose translation MEPQPPAPSSEGEEVRGGAQAGGGPRKKAVTRSVKAGLQFPVGRIRAASSRRAGYAQRVGMGAPVYLASVLEYLAAELLELAGNAAKDNKKSRIIPRHLLLAIRNDQELGRLLAGVTIAHGGVLPNINPVLLPKKAADKGPKSPKKAAKSPKKA comes from the coding sequence ATGGAGCCTCAGCCACCGGCGCCGTCGTCCGAAGGCGAAGAAGTACGTGGTGGGGCGCAAGCTGGCGGCGGCCCCAGGAAGAAGGCGGTGACGCGGTCCGTCAAGGCCGGGCTGCAGTTCCCCGTCGGCCGCATCCGGGCCGCTTCCTCAAGAAGGGCCGGCTACGCGCAGCGCGTCGGCATGGGCGCCCCCGTCTACCTCGCCTCCGTCCTCGAGTACCTCGCCGCCGAGCTGCTGGAGCTCGCCGGGAACGCCGCCAAGGACAACAAGAAGTCCCGCATCATCCCGCGCCACCTGCTGCTCGCCATCCGGAACGACCAGGAGCTCGGCAGGCTGCTCGCCGGCGTCACCATCGCCCACGGCGGCGTGCTGCCCAACATCAACCCCGTGCTGCTCCCCAAGAAGGCGGCCGACAAGGGGCCCAAGTCGCCCAAGAAGGCCGCCAAGTCCCCCAAGAAGGCCTAG
- the LOC125507490 gene encoding protochlorophyllide-dependent translocon component 52, chloroplastic-like, whose protein sequence is KLVRKRRGDTVRVYGARQVERETSRHKSVVPPAIEPVSSGSGSRAHFPQPQVLPPPSAAAGSDDAPWISLSNLLVPRARPSLPLPLRAAAPATSSARAAAPAPRRWRQRARLSSPVSAVAAEAPSVPSPFGGEQKEKEEGQFDWLDQWYPLAPVCDLDPGAPHGKTVLGLRVVAWYDRAVDEWRVFDDACPHRLAPLSEGRIDDKGRLQCVYHGWCFDGRGACQFIPQAPALGPPVHKNSKACVASYPSVVQNNILWFYPRADEEHQDILQRKRPPFIPEIDDPSFVTVYGVRDLPYGYDVLVENLMDPAHVPYAHKGLMGKFRKKEDLGRVEFDIEGGGPIKMKTKEANVDGFLTEQQENRGYFRYVAPCTFYGSPLPREVAPFAVDDSPLPSEATEEEKKKKPQFMMVFMCIPVAPGKSRAIWALPRNVGVWLDKVIPRWYYHMGPNALFDSDMYLLHVEERNFAAAGVENWHKAVYVPTSSDNMVIAFRNWFRKHCKSQVGWAVPTADQLPVTPTKDKLMERYWSHVAQCRSCSAALKAMKALEVALQFASVAVVGFLAVAKGTLVTSVVQRAAVVSLAVLCFGASRWLASFIQKNFYFHDYIHAYK, encoded by the exons AAGCTCGtcagaaaaagaagaggagacaCAGTGCGCGTGTACGGTGCGCGGCAGGTAGAGAGAGAGACCTCGCGACATAAGTCAGTTGTACCACCGGCGATCGAGCCAGTCTCTTCCGGCTCCGGCTCCCGCGCGCACTTCCCACAGCCACAGGTTCTTCCCCCGCCGTCGGCCGCCGCGGGATCAGACGACGCGCCATGGATTTCCCTCTCCAACCTCCTCGTCCCCCGCGCGCGCCCTTCGCTCCCGCTCCcgctccgcgccgccgccccggccaccaGCAGCGCCAGAGCGGCGGCACCGGCCCCGCGACGGTGGCGGCAGCGCGCGCGGCTGTCGTCGCCGGTCTCGGCCGTGGCGGCAGAGGCGCCCTCGGTGCCGTCGCCGTTTGGTGGCGAGcagaaggagaaggaggaggggcaGTTCGACTGGCTGGACCAGTGGTACCCGCTGGCCCCCGTGTGCGACCTGGACCCCGGCGCGCCGCACGGCAAGACGGTGCTGGGCCTCCGCGTGGTGGCCTGGTACGACCGCGCCGTGGACGAGTGGCGCGTGTTCGACGACGCCTGCCCGCACCGCCTGGCGCCGCTCTCCGAGGGCCGCATCGACGACAAGGGCCGCCTCCAGTGCGTCTACCACGGCTGGTGCTTCGACGGCCGCGGCGCCTGCCAGTTCATCCCACAGGCCCCCGCCCTCGGCCCACCT GTGCACAAGAACAGCAAGGCGTGCGTGGCGTCGTACCCGAGCGTGGTGCAGAACAACATCCTGTGGTTCTACCCGAGGGCCGACGAGGAGCACCAGGACATTCTGCAGAGGAAGCGTCCGCCATTCATCCCGGAGATCGACGACCCCTCCTTCGTCACCGTCTACGGCGTCAGGGACCTCCCCTACGG GTACGATGTGCTGGTGGAGAACCTCATGGACCCTGCCCATGTCCCCTACGCGCACAAGGGGTTGATGGGCAAGTTTCGCAAGAAGGAAGACCTCGGCAG AGTTGAGTTCGACATCGAAGGCGGCGGGCCGATAAAGATGAAGACGAAGGAGGCGAACGTGGACGGGTTCCTGACGGAGCAGCAGGAGAACCGCGGCTACTTCCGGTACGTCGCGCCGTGCACCTTCTACGGCTCGCCGCTTCCCAGAGAGGTCGCACCGTTCGCCGTCGACGACTCGCCGCTTCCCAGTGAGGCCACGGAAGAG gagaagaagaagaagccccagTTCATGATGGTGTTCATGTGCATCCCAGTGGCGCCGGGGAAGAGCAGGGCGATCTGGGCCTTGCCGAGGAACGTCGGCGTCTGGCTCGACAAGGTCATACCGCGGTGGTACTACCACATGGGCCCGAACGCCCTCTTTGACTCGGACATGTACCTCCTCCACGTCGAG GAGCGCAACTTCGCCGCGGCCGGCGTCGAAAACTGGCACAAAGCCGTGTACGTGCCCACGTCGTCGGACAACATGGTGATCGCCTTCAGAAACTGGTTCAGAAAGCACTGCAAGAGCCAGGTCGGCTGGGCCGTCCCCACAGCCGATCAGCTGCCGGTGACTCCAACCAAAGACAAGCTCATGGAGAG GTACTGGTCGCACGTGGCGCAGTGCAGGAGCTGCAGCGCGGCGTTGAAGGCCATGAAGGCGCTGGAGGTCGCCCTGCAGTTCGCGTCGGTTGCGGTCGTCGGGTTCCTCGCCGTCGCCAAGGGGACGCTGGTGACGTCGGTCGTGCAGAGAGCCGCCGTCGTGTCCTTGGCCGTGCTGTGCTTCGGGGCGTCCCGCTGGCTGGCGAGCTTCATCCAGAAGAACTTCTATTTCCATGATTACATCCATGCTTACAAGTGA